In Stenotrophomonas sp. 169, one DNA window encodes the following:
- a CDS encoding M56 family metallopeptidase, which produces MDTTMITIVERLAWTSVQTALLVGLVWAVCRLVPSLGAATRCRLWWLVSLQAVAGLFWAQPLQLAVLPAPALAADTFIAGTDVAYAHAPALPTAQVVSAIHTVSSAAIGAAPWWALVLAALWISGVLAMAWRTAAEWRRTRALLAAAQPCADQTLVEALNLAAEAHGLRRAPRLWMSAQIDAPQVVGPLRPVLLLPAGARALQGDALDLALTHELQHLQRHDLQWGLLPAVAQHLFFFHPLLCLAVREYAQAREEAVDAAVVEGRSERRQDYGRLLLQLGVMPRPHLGVASAAPSTASLKRRLLSLQQRHACPKAVAVALTVAVLAIGVLPMRLVAAPPPPAPPAAPAAPRAPVPPAPPSAPAAPPALAVPPATDLPAAPPAPAAPAAPAKVQEKTTSTTTIMRSSDDDSLSMITHGELDLGKRPDRAYVLLDGNASYAHGAMDDVKQARRDLGADSQAFWFRQGTERYVVRDRTLLLQMQEAYADAARIGTEQAKLGRQQGELGRRTGEQARAVAMVAREEALRAVRHSTDINRDAAAEAARASLEASRAAKDARGNAELATLAQRQASLGAEQAALGQRQSQAHARAAREAEKIMAQALQDGRAQRL; this is translated from the coding sequence ATGGATACGACCATGATCACGATCGTGGAGCGACTGGCCTGGACCAGCGTGCAGACCGCGTTGCTGGTTGGGCTGGTGTGGGCGGTGTGCCGGCTGGTGCCTTCGCTGGGCGCGGCCACGCGCTGCCGCCTGTGGTGGCTGGTGTCGCTGCAGGCAGTGGCCGGACTGTTCTGGGCCCAGCCGTTGCAGCTGGCGGTGCTGCCCGCGCCTGCGCTGGCAGCCGACACCTTCATTGCCGGTACCGACGTCGCGTACGCCCATGCGCCGGCGCTGCCGACAGCGCAGGTGGTCAGCGCTATCCACACGGTGTCCAGCGCTGCCATCGGCGCTGCGCCGTGGTGGGCGCTGGTCCTTGCTGCGCTGTGGATCAGCGGTGTGCTGGCCATGGCCTGGCGCACGGCCGCCGAGTGGCGGCGCACTCGGGCCCTGCTGGCCGCCGCACAGCCGTGCGCGGACCAGACGCTGGTGGAGGCGCTGAACCTCGCCGCCGAAGCACATGGCCTGCGCCGTGCCCCCCGGCTCTGGATGAGCGCACAGATCGATGCACCGCAGGTGGTCGGCCCGTTGCGCCCGGTGCTGCTGTTGCCTGCTGGCGCGCGTGCGCTGCAAGGTGATGCACTGGACCTGGCACTGACCCACGAACTGCAGCATCTGCAGCGGCACGACCTGCAGTGGGGACTGCTGCCCGCCGTGGCGCAGCATCTGTTCTTCTTCCATCCGCTGCTGTGTTTGGCCGTGCGGGAATATGCGCAGGCCCGCGAAGAAGCAGTGGACGCGGCGGTTGTCGAGGGGCGCAGCGAGCGCCGCCAGGATTACGGGCGCTTGTTGCTGCAGCTGGGCGTGATGCCGCGGCCGCACCTGGGCGTTGCCAGCGCCGCGCCGAGCACGGCCAGCCTGAAACGCCGGCTGCTGTCATTGCAGCAGCGGCACGCCTGCCCGAAGGCGGTCGCGGTGGCGCTCACTGTTGCGGTGCTGGCCATCGGCGTGCTGCCGATGCGTCTGGTCGCTGCGCCGCCGCCGCCCGCACCACCCGCTGCGCCGGCTGCACCACGTGCGCCCGTGCCACCAGCGCCCCCGTCGGCACCGGCCGCACCGCCAGCCCTCGCCGTGCCCCCCGCAACCGACCTGCCTGCCGCACCACCGGCCCCTGCAGCACCTGCCGCACCTGCCAAAGTGCAGGAGAAAACGACAAGCACCACCACGATCATGCGGAGTAGTGATGACGACAGCCTCAGCATGATTACCCACGGCGAGCTGGACCTGGGTAAGCGCCCGGACCGCGCCTATGTGCTGCTCGACGGCAACGCGAGCTACGCCCACGGTGCAATGGATGACGTGAAACAGGCACGCCGGGATCTGGGTGCCGATTCGCAGGCGTTCTGGTTCCGTCAGGGAACAGAGCGCTACGTGGTACGTGACCGCACTCTGCTGCTGCAGATGCAGGAGGCCTATGCGGATGCGGCGCGCATCGGGACCGAGCAGGCGAAGCTTGGCCGACAGCAGGGTGAGCTGGGTCGGCGCACCGGCGAGCAGGCGCGCGCTGTGGCGATGGTGGCGCGGGAAGAGGCGCTGCGTGCCGTCCGCCACAGCACGGACATCAACCGCGATGCCGCTGCGGAAGCAGCACGTGCCTCTCTCGAGGCCAGTCGTGCCGCGAAAGACGCGCGCGGGAATGCGGAACTCGCCACGCTGGCACAACGCCAAGCCTCACTGGGCGCGGAGCAGGCTGCGCTGGGTCAGCGGCAATCGCAGGCGCATGCACGGGCGGCACGCGAAGCCGAAAAAATAATGGCCCAGGCGCTGCAGGACGGGCGAGCGCAGCGACTCTGA
- a CDS encoding DEAD/DEAH box helicase gives MAYELAKRTADAEHQLATRDGLPARDGALLSTRLQRRYHDRITGSFAIPGREGSYAPIPDSVPPALAAALKARGIDQLYSHQAQAWEAAQRGEHVAIVTPTASGKSLCYTLPVISAAMQHKAKALFLFPTKALAQDQVADLLELNRAGDLGVKAFTFDGDTPGDARQAIRLHGDIVVSNPDMLHQAILPHHTKWAQFFENLRYVVIDEVHTYRGVFGSHVTNVLRRLKRICAFYGVQPQFILCSATIGNPQQHAEALIEAPVTAITESGAPSGPKQVLLWNPPVVNPDLGLRASARSQSNRIARIAIKSGLKTLVFAQSRLMVEVLTKYLKDIFDHDPRKPARIRAYRGGYLPTERRETERAMRAGQIDGIVSTSALELGVDIGSLDVVILNGYPGSVAATWQRFGRAGRRQQPALGVMVASSQPLDQYVVRHPDFFAEASPEHARIAPDQPLILFDHIRCAAFELPFLVGDGFGPIDPEVFLEALAETEVVHREGERWEWIADSYPANAVSLRSVADGNFVVVDRSGGKQQIIAEVDYSAAALTLYEGAIHMVQSTPYQVETLDWEGRKAYVTRTHVDYYTDSIDFTKLKVLDRFDGNGAGRGDSHHGEVHVVRRVAGYKKIRYYTHENIGYGPVNLPDQELHTTAVWWQLPQALLLRAFASKQDALDGFLGAAYALHIVATVAVMADARDLQKAVGNGDGAWFAIADQTGRGQLRGEEGDPAAVELLQQFVPTVYLYDNFPGGVGLSEPLWMRQQELVQRARELVQRCDCKAGCPACVGPVLAAQETDDTTPRALALRVLDLFDAVACEEVPDVAVTVVDPMELLAP, from the coding sequence ATGGCCTACGAACTCGCCAAGCGCACCGCCGACGCCGAGCACCAGCTCGCCACCCGCGACGGCCTGCCGGCGCGCGATGGCGCCCTGCTCAGCACCCGCCTGCAGCGCCGTTACCACGACCGCATCACCGGCAGCTTCGCCATCCCCGGCCGCGAAGGCAGCTACGCGCCCATTCCGGACAGCGTGCCGCCTGCACTGGCTGCGGCCTTGAAGGCGCGCGGCATCGACCAGCTTTACAGCCACCAGGCGCAGGCCTGGGAGGCAGCGCAACGCGGTGAGCACGTGGCCATCGTCACCCCCACCGCCAGCGGCAAGTCACTGTGCTACACCTTGCCGGTGATCAGCGCGGCCATGCAGCACAAGGCCAAGGCGCTGTTCCTGTTCCCGACCAAGGCGCTGGCGCAGGATCAGGTGGCCGACCTGCTGGAGCTCAACCGCGCCGGTGACCTGGGCGTAAAGGCGTTTACCTTCGACGGCGATACACCGGGTGATGCCCGCCAGGCGATCCGCCTGCACGGCGACATCGTGGTATCCAACCCGGACATGCTGCACCAGGCCATCCTGCCGCATCACACCAAGTGGGCGCAGTTCTTCGAGAACCTGCGCTACGTGGTGATCGATGAAGTGCACACCTATCGGGGCGTGTTCGGCAGCCACGTCACCAACGTGCTGCGTCGCCTGAAGCGCATCTGCGCGTTCTACGGGGTGCAACCGCAGTTCATCCTGTGCTCGGCCACCATCGGCAATCCGCAGCAGCATGCCGAGGCACTGATCGAGGCCCCGGTCACCGCCATCACCGAATCCGGGGCGCCCAGTGGGCCAAAGCAGGTACTGCTGTGGAACCCGCCGGTGGTCAACCCGGATCTCGGCCTGCGGGCATCGGCACGCTCACAGAGCAACCGTATCGCCCGCATCGCGATCAAATCCGGATTGAAGACACTGGTGTTCGCGCAGAGCCGGCTGATGGTCGAAGTGCTGACCAAGTACCTCAAGGACATCTTCGACCACGATCCGCGCAAGCCGGCGCGCATCCGCGCCTACCGCGGTGGATACCTGCCAACCGAGCGCCGCGAGACCGAGCGGGCCATGCGCGCCGGGCAGATCGACGGCATCGTCAGCACCTCCGCGCTGGAACTGGGCGTGGATATCGGCAGCCTGGACGTGGTGATCCTCAACGGCTACCCGGGCAGTGTCGCAGCCACCTGGCAACGCTTCGGCCGCGCCGGGCGTCGCCAGCAACCGGCATTGGGCGTGATGGTGGCCAGTTCGCAGCCGCTGGACCAGTACGTCGTGCGGCATCCGGACTTCTTCGCCGAGGCATCGCCGGAGCATGCACGGATCGCGCCGGACCAGCCGCTGATCCTGTTCGACCACATCCGCTGCGCGGCCTTCGAGCTCCCGTTCCTGGTCGGCGATGGCTTCGGCCCGATCGACCCGGAGGTGTTCCTGGAAGCACTGGCGGAAACCGAGGTCGTGCACCGCGAGGGCGAACGCTGGGAGTGGATCGCCGACAGTTATCCCGCCAACGCGGTCAGCCTGCGCTCGGTGGCCGATGGCAACTTCGTGGTGGTGGACCGCAGTGGCGGCAAACAGCAGATCATCGCCGAGGTGGATTATTCGGCGGCCGCGCTGACCCTGTACGAAGGGGCCATCCACATGGTGCAGTCCACGCCGTACCAGGTGGAGACGCTGGACTGGGAAGGCCGCAAGGCCTACGTCACGCGTACCCACGTGGACTATTACACCGACAGCATCGACTTCACCAAGCTCAAGGTGCTGGACCGTTTCGATGGCAACGGTGCCGGCCGCGGTGATTCCCACCATGGCGAGGTGCACGTCGTACGCCGCGTGGCGGGCTACAAGAAGATCCGTTATTACACCCATGAAAACATCGGCTACGGTCCGGTCAACCTGCCGGATCAGGAGCTGCATACCACGGCGGTGTGGTGGCAACTGCCGCAGGCCCTGCTACTGCGAGCGTTCGCCAGCAAGCAGGATGCGCTGGACGGCTTCCTGGGCGCGGCGTACGCGCTGCACATCGTGGCGACCGTGGCGGTGATGGCCGATGCGCGCGATCTGCAGAAGGCGGTCGGCAACGGCGACGGCGCCTGGTTCGCCATCGCCGACCAGACCGGCCGCGGGCAACTGCGGGGCGAAGAGGGTGATCCGGCAGCGGTGGAGCTGCTGCAGCAGTTCGTACCGACGGTGTATCTATACGACAACTTCCCCGGCGGCGTGGGTCTGAGCGAGCCGCTATGGATGCGCCAGCAGGAGCTGGTGCAGCGCGCGCGTGAGCTGGTGCAACGGTGCGACTGCAAGGCCGGCTGCCCCGCCTGCGTGGGCCCGGTGCTGGCCGCGCAGGAAACCGACGACACCACGCCGCGCGCGTTGGCGTTGCGGGTGCTGGATCTGTTCGATGCCGTGGCCTGCGAAGAAGTGCCCGATGTCGCCGTGACCGTGGTCGATCCGATGGAGCTGTTGGCACCGTGA
- a CDS encoding I78 family peptidase inhibitor, with product MDPPAGDPKPHVAGGEGHQCRPDTLDALVGKTASEEVIAKAVRDSGARNARVVKPGMAVTMDFREDRLTIRVDEANKIEGASCG from the coding sequence ATGGATCCCCCCGCTGGCGATCCCAAGCCCCACGTCGCGGGCGGCGAGGGCCATCAGTGTCGTCCGGATACATTGGACGCGCTGGTGGGCAAGACCGCCAGCGAAGAAGTCATCGCGAAAGCCGTTCGGGACTCGGGGGCACGCAATGCCCGCGTAGTGAAGCCGGGCATGGCGGTGACGATGGATTTCCGCGAGGATCGACTGACGATCCGCGTGGATGAGGCCAACAAAATCGAGGGCGCCAGCTGCGGCTGA
- a CDS encoding BlaI/MecI/CopY family transcriptional regulator, whose product MRRKTIGDQELALLQYIDEIGTPSVGEVAVGFGEPRGLARSTVLTMMERLRGKNYLRRQQADGMYRYQSTAAQDSVVQGAIAQFVDRTLQGSVSPFVAYLSQREQVSDDELAELEALVEQLQSRRQEG is encoded by the coding sequence ATGCGCCGTAAGACGATCGGGGACCAGGAACTGGCCCTGCTGCAGTACATCGACGAAATCGGGACGCCCAGCGTCGGTGAAGTGGCCGTGGGCTTCGGCGAGCCACGCGGCCTGGCGCGTTCCACCGTGCTGACGATGATGGAGCGGCTGCGTGGCAAGAACTATCTGCGTCGCCAGCAGGCTGACGGCATGTACCGCTACCAGTCCACTGCCGCACAGGACAGCGTGGTCCAAGGGGCCATCGCGCAGTTTGTCGATCGCACCCTGCAGGGCTCGGTATCGCCGTTCGTGGCCTACCTGTCGCAGCGCGAGCAGGTAAGTGACGATGAACTGGCCGAGCTGGAAGCCTTGGTCGAACAGCTGCAATCACGCCGGCAGGAGGGCTGA
- a CDS encoding ribonuclease H-like domain-containing protein translates to MSLSLDKLRLLRRQAGDAKAVAPPPAPAAVPAPPESALPGAANDARQPAAARSVFAWVEQEIRHKATGVATAPRAVADASSLRRLLGVRDRSSDAAPASRARALDRHLPGNEIAPGLHLIESFVPQDIPSVPLSLAFAKRETEHVSPRDLMFFDTETTGLAGGTGTRAFMIGAADWHVDPTRGAGLRIRQLMISTMAAEAEMLRTFTGWLAPGTVFSSYNGRSYDAPLLKTRYRLARQGDPITPLDHVDLLYPTRRRYRGVWENCRLATIERQLLKIVREDDLPGSEAPSAWLRYLRGGDAVNLRRVAEHNHQDVVTLALLMQRLVHEEAQDRQTLALAGG, encoded by the coding sequence GTGAGCCTGAGCCTGGACAAACTGCGGCTGCTGCGTCGACAGGCCGGGGATGCCAAGGCGGTGGCGCCTCCGCCTGCGCCCGCAGCAGTACCGGCCCCTCCCGAGTCGGCGCTGCCTGGCGCCGCAAACGATGCAAGGCAGCCTGCCGCCGCACGGTCGGTGTTCGCCTGGGTGGAACAGGAAATCCGCCACAAGGCGACGGGTGTCGCCACGGCCCCGCGCGCCGTCGCGGATGCCTCCAGCCTGCGCCGTCTGCTGGGCGTACGTGATCGCAGCAGTGACGCCGCACCGGCCAGTCGCGCACGCGCACTTGACCGCCACCTGCCAGGCAACGAGATCGCACCGGGCCTGCACCTGATCGAATCCTTCGTGCCGCAGGACATCCCGTCGGTACCGCTGTCACTGGCCTTCGCCAAGCGCGAGACCGAGCACGTGTCACCGCGTGACCTGATGTTCTTCGATACCGAAACCACCGGCCTGGCCGGTGGTACCGGCACGCGCGCCTTCATGATCGGCGCGGCGGACTGGCATGTGGATCCGACGCGCGGAGCGGGGCTGCGCATCCGCCAGTTGATGATCTCCACCATGGCGGCAGAAGCCGAGATGCTGCGTACCTTCACCGGTTGGCTGGCGCCGGGCACGGTGTTTTCCAGCTACAACGGCCGCAGTTATGACGCGCCCCTGCTGAAAACGCGGTACCGCCTGGCGCGACAGGGCGATCCGATCACCCCGCTGGACCATGTCGACCTGCTGTATCCAACGCGCCGGCGCTATCGCGGGGTATGGGAAAACTGCCGCCTGGCCACCATTGAGCGTCAACTGCTGAAGATCGTCCGCGAGGACGACCTGCCCGGGTCGGAAGCCCCGTCGGCGTGGCTGCGCTACCTGCGCGGCGGCGATGCGGTGAACCTGCGCCGCGTAGCCGAACACAACCACCAGGACGTGGTGACCTTGGCCCTGCTGATGCAGCGACTGGTGCACGAAGAAGCACAGGACCGGCAGACGCTCGCGCTGGCCGGCGGGTAG